Within the Alteromonas sp. M12 genome, the region ACAAATGGACGAAGCAGCAATTTTTACTATTCACGGCTTTAGTCAACGGATGTTGTCTGAACACGCATTTGCCAGTGGCAGTGTTTTTGACGAACAGCTAGAGTTAGACCAATCTACTTGGATACAACAAGCAGTTGAAGATTTTTGGCGCAGTGAAATCGTGCCTTTATCGGAAACTATGGTTCAGTATGTGCGTAGTATTTGGTCAGGCCCCGAACCTTTAATAAAGTCGTTGAGGGGGATTTTAGAGCGGGAATTCATTCCCAGTAAACAGCTTACGTTGAGCCATGCGAATCAATTATTAGAACAACTAATCGACAGTACAAACAGCCTAAAAAGCTGGTGGCTGCAGCATAATGTGTCGGCCCAATTGCAACAAGCTAAGCTCAAGGGCAATACTAAACTGGGTAAGCCAGATATCTACCGGGTAATGGATGATTTCTGTCAAAGTGATTCAGTTATCTGCCCGTTTGATAAAGGTTGGATCGACTTTTTTCCTGAAAAAGTGGAAAAAGCACGTTCTAAAACCAGTCCAGATTTAAGCGATTTAAATTTTAAGCGTTTTGAATTAACAGAGATGTTACGACATTCATTTGTGACAGCACTGCGTAATGCAGTTCAAAACACGGCACTTTTGCAAGTACGGAAAAATCTAGAAGCGTTTAAAGCGCGCACCAGCAAATTGTCACCCAATGATTTGCTAACTCGTTTAAATGATGGCTTGATGGGAGAAAATGGCAAAACCTTAGCCGATCTGATCCGCAAACAATATCCAGCCGCAATGATTGATGAGTTTCAAGATACCGATCATTGCCAATTGAATGTGTTTAGCCAAGTTTATCCACTGCAAGAAAATCCTGATTTATCCTATTCGTTAATCATGATTGGTGATCCTAAACAGGCTATTTATGGGTTTCGTGGTGCTGACATATACACCTATATTCAAGCTAAGCAGCAAATCGGCAGTGAAAAGCAGTTTACGTTAGCGACAAACTGGCGCTCACAGCAATCTTTGGTCGAAGCGGTAAACCAATTGTTTGCAAAAAGCGATAAGGGCTTTTTGTTTGAGCAAGCGATTCCATTTTTTTCCGTAGAGGCTGCATCTAAGTCCACTTTTTTGGAAGCGAATGAAAGTCGGTATGCCAGTTTAAATTTCTATCATCTACATGGTGCTAAAGATGTTATTGGGAATAAAGATGCAAAGACTAATTTGGCCGGCCATACGGCAAATATTATTGTTGACCTATTGCAGCACGGTCAATTAAATGTACAAACAGAATTAGAGCAACTAAAACGCGACGTTGTAGCCAAAGATTGCTGTGTACTCGTTAGAGATCGTAATGAAGCAAACTTAATCAAGCAGGCATTGGCATCTCGAGGTGTAGACAGTGTGTTTTTGGTTCGCCATAGCGTGTACGCCACGGAAACAGCCATGGACTTGTATCGTGTACTAGATGCATTGGTCAACCCTTCTGACGAAAGGCGGATTAAAGCAGCATTGACCAGTGAACTAATGTGCTTCAATAGCGTAGAGTTGGATCAGTTATTTACCAGTGAATCAGCTTGGCAGCAAATAGTCGAGCTGTTTGTTACTTGGCAGCAACACTGGCAACGCTTTGGTATTATGATGGCGCTCAATCGAGTTATGCAGCATTTTCACGTGTTTACTGGATTAATGACGCATTTTAGCGATGGCATGCGACGTTTAACTGATCTAAGGCATTTAGTTGAAATGTTGCAGCAACAAAGTGTTATCACTCCAGGTGATAATCAATTGTTGTATTGGTTGGGGCAACAAATACAGCAGCCAGATCATAATAATGAAGCCCATCAACTACGTTTAGAAACCGACGGCAATTTAGTTCAAATTATTACCATTCATGCATCTAAGGGGCTAGAGTTTCCCTATGTCTTTGTGCCTTTCGGGTGTTCTTATAAAGCCGCATCGGAAGCGCTATTTCATGATCAAGATTTTCACTTGACCATGGATTTTGAAAACACTCCTGAAAATTTAGAAAAAGCAGATTTTGAACGTTTAGCCGAAGATACAAGGTTGTTATATGTGGCACTTACTCGCGCTGTTTACAACTGTTTTGTTGGGATTTGGAATCCTGCTTTGGGAAAAAGCCAATCTGTTTCTGGATTATTTCACACTGCTTTAGGGAAATTGCTTTCGTTAGAAAATATTGAACCAACCAATAGTTTTATCGGCCAGCGAATTCAGAGCTTGGCAGAGTATGGGGATATCGGATACACCGCAGTGCATATTGAACCGGAGATATTACCGTACCGACCTGATAAATTAACTTTAGATACCTCCTTGGCAGTCAATATCATTGAAACGCCAATCGATGCTAACTGGCGGATAACGAGCTATTCTGCGATTGCTCGCAATCAATTTCATGTTGAGCATGAGCAACCTGGTACCGACGAAAGCGAAACCATAAATCAACTCGATTCAACTTTTTCAGCCCAAGAGGTGGAAGTGGAACTCGATTCTGCGCAAGATAATTTAAGTCGATTTGAGTTTACTCGAGGCGCGCAAGCCGGTTCTTTCCTACACGGCGTGTTAGAAAATATTGATTTTCAACAGCCTAGCCAGCTTTCTCAAGTGATTGAACAGCAACGCAGTTGGTTTGGTATTGATGAGCAGTGGAATGCAACAGTGGAAATCTGGCTAAAAGACGTGCTAAACACCAGTATTGTGCTCACTCATAGCAAAAATACTAACACGACTTTTACCTTGGCATCGTTAACCAAGGACCAAGTTTGTCCTGAAATGGAGTTCCATCTACCTTTAAATTCGGTGCAAGCAGCACCTTTTAATCAATTGATTAATAAGGTTTTTAAAACCAGTAAAAGGCAATATCAATTTACCCAATTGCACGGCATGCTAAAAGGCTATATCGACTTAACGTTTTGCTTAGATGGCCGTTTTTACGTTGCCGATTATAAATCTAATTACTTAGGTCCTGATTATGCTGACTATGCCGAAGATAAAATGCAAAAAGCCATGGTGGAG harbors:
- the recB gene encoding exodeoxyribonuclease V subunit beta, whose product is MKQLDTYSYPLLGASLIEASAGTGKTYTIVNLYLRLLLGHQSEGLNLTKSDQRQGLGVEQILVVTFTNAATAELKQRIQRRLHSAYLDFYQGHSSDGFIQKLIDDTADMALACETLLLASRQMDEAAIFTIHGFSQRMLSEHAFASGSVFDEQLELDQSTWIQQAVEDFWRSEIVPLSETMVQYVRSIWSGPEPLIKSLRGILEREFIPSKQLTLSHANQLLEQLIDSTNSLKSWWLQHNVSAQLQQAKLKGNTKLGKPDIYRVMDDFCQSDSVICPFDKGWIDFFPEKVEKARSKTSPDLSDLNFKRFELTEMLRHSFVTALRNAVQNTALLQVRKNLEAFKARTSKLSPNDLLTRLNDGLMGENGKTLADLIRKQYPAAMIDEFQDTDHCQLNVFSQVYPLQENPDLSYSLIMIGDPKQAIYGFRGADIYTYIQAKQQIGSEKQFTLATNWRSQQSLVEAVNQLFAKSDKGFLFEQAIPFFSVEAASKSTFLEANESRYASLNFYHLHGAKDVIGNKDAKTNLAGHTANIIVDLLQHGQLNVQTELEQLKRDVVAKDCCVLVRDRNEANLIKQALASRGVDSVFLVRHSVYATETAMDLYRVLDALVNPSDERRIKAALTSELMCFNSVELDQLFTSESAWQQIVELFVTWQQHWQRFGIMMALNRVMQHFHVFTGLMTHFSDGMRRLTDLRHLVEMLQQQSVITPGDNQLLYWLGQQIQQPDHNNEAHQLRLETDGNLVQIITIHASKGLEFPYVFVPFGCSYKAASEALFHDQDFHLTMDFENTPENLEKADFERLAEDTRLLYVALTRAVYNCFVGIWNPALGKSQSVSGLFHTALGKLLSLENIEPTNSFIGQRIQSLAEYGDIGYTAVHIEPEILPYRPDKLTLDTSLAVNIIETPIDANWRITSYSAIARNQFHVEHEQPGTDESETINQLDSTFSAQEVEVELDSAQDNLSRFEFTRGAQAGSFLHGVLENIDFQQPSQLSQVIEQQRSWFGIDEQWNATVEIWLKDVLNTSIVLTHSKNTNTTFTLASLTKDQVCPEMEFHLPLNSVQAAPFNQLINKVFKTSKRQYQFTQLHGMLKGYIDLTFCLDGRFYVADYKSNYLGPDYADYAEDKMQKAMVEHDYHLQSLLYVLALHRFLKSKLADYDYDQHVGGAYYLFLRGMSEHYPGSGIYFYKPEKVIIESLDKLFQGEEIDSFAAPQSTSQEQMDLW